GCTGAAGCGATCGAGGCGCACCCATGGCCGGGCAACGTGCGCGAGCTCGAGAATGCGGTCAAGCGCGCCGTGATCATGGCCGACGGTACGCGGATCGCCCGCGAAGACCTGGGTATCGCGGGCGCCGGGGAAAAACCGGGTCCGGTGAATCTGCGCCAGGTGCGGGAGGAGGCCGAGAGAAAGGCGATCGTGAGAGCACTGAGCCGTTCCGACGGCAACCTCGTAAAAGCCTCCGAGCTGCTTGGCGTGAGCCGTCCAACGCTATACGACTTGCTCAACCGTTATGACCTGAAGTCGGTCCGCTAAGGCGAATACGATGCGCTGCTCCCTCGACAAACGGCCTTTCCGGTCCAAGTTCATCGCGACGGCTCTTCAATTGTTGATTGCCCTCGCACTGGTCTCGTGCGGAGGCGCCAACCCGGATCAACAACTTGAGGCTGCAAAGGCGCGAGCTGCCAAAGGCGAGTTGGCTGCTGCCGTGATCGAGTTGAAGAGCCTGCTGCAGGAGCACCCGGAGCACGCCGAGTCGCGTTTGTACCTGGGCCTGATATACAGCGAGACGGGCGACTATCACGGCGCGGAAAAGGAGTTGCGCCGTGCGCTGGAATTGCGCATCGAGCCCGCGCGCGTGCTGCCGACGCTTGGCAAAGTGCTCGTGCTACAGGGCGATGCCCGGAAAGTTCTGGCCGAGATCTCTGCCGACGCCACGCAGGAGCCGGAGGCACTCGCTGGAATTCTCGCCGCACGAGGACTGGCGCACATCGCGCTACGCCAGCCCGGCGAAGCCCGTGCCTCGTTCGATAAGGCTCTGGCGCTCAAGACCGATCACGTCGACGCGCGCTTGGGGAATGCGCGATTGCTTGCAGGAGAAGGCAACATCGAAGACGCGCTCGGCGAGGTCGATCGCGCTCTGGTCACAGCGCCCAAGTCCACAGAAGGGCTCATGCTCAGAGCCGACCTGTTTCGCGCGGGCAGACGCATGGACGACGCGCGCTCGGCATATCTATCGGTGGTAGAGAATCATCCGGGTCACGTCGAGGCATTGCTCGCTTTGACATCCTTGGCTATCGCTACGGGCAAGCTCGACGAGGCAAATGGGCATGTCGCCAGCGTGCGCAAGGCTGCCCCCGGCAATGCAATGGCTTCATATTTCGAGGCCTTGATCCATTTTCGCAAAGGCGATTTCAAGGCGGCGCGCGACGCGATCGGTTCAGTCCTCAAGGTCGCGCCCAAGCATCTTCCCAGTGTGCTGGTCGGTGGGGCAGTCGAATTCGCCTTGGGCTCGCAAGAGCTTGCGCAAAGCCGGCTCAGGTACGTGCTCGAGCGGGCCCCAGCCAACGCGTATGCGAGGCGCCTACTGATCGCGTCTTATGCGAGGGCTGGCCAAACGCACAAGGCACTGGAGCTGCTCAACCCCGTCCTCAAGAAAGGCACCAAGGATCCAGCGATCCTCGCGTTGGCAGGCGAAGTCCACATGCAGCTGAATGACTACGAGCGGGCGAAGAAGTTTTTCGAGCAGGCTGCTGCGTTGGACCCGAAGAATGCGGCCATGCGCACCGGCTTGGGGTTGAGCCAGCTCGCCGCTGGCGACGTCGATGCGGCGACGGCGGAACTGCAGTCTGCATCCGCGCTCGATGGAGACAGGTATCACGCGGACGTGCTACTCATTTCGACCCATCTGCAGCGCCGCCAGTATGCGCAGGCATTGAAAGCGGCGCGGGCGCTCGAATCCAAGCAGCCCAGCAACCCGATGACCTACAACCTGCTCGCGGCGGCTTACATCGGAAGCAACGACATACCGGCAGCGCGGCGCTCGTTGGAAAAGTCGCTTGCCCTGCAGCCCGGCTACACGCCGGCCGCCCTGAACCTGGCGCAACTCGACCTCCAGGAAGGCAACAAAGCGGCCGCACGCAAGCGCTTCGAGGACATGATTGCCAGAGATCGATCCAACGTCCAGGCCTACATTGCGCTTGCTTCGCTCGGCCCGCGCATCGACGCCAAGCCGAGCGAGATCCAGGCCTGGCTGGAGGCGGCGCGACGCGAGGGGCCCGGGACCATCCAGCCGCTGGTGATGCTCGCGCGATTCTACCTCCAGTCAGGGGAACCCAAGAAGGCGCTAGAGCTGATGGAACAGGCTTTGATCGGTGCGCCGGACAATCCCGAGGTACTTGAGCTCACGGGCCAAGTTCAACTTGCGGCCGGGGAGAAAAATCGCGCGCTGGCGACGTTTTCCAAGTGGGGCACGATCCAACCGGCGTCTGCCCAGGCAGCGTTCAGGATGGCGATTGCACAGCTGGCCAATGAGGATTCCACCGCGGCGACCAATTCTTTGCGAAGAGCACTATCGAATCGACCTGAGTTCCCGGAAGCCCAGGTGATGCTGGCCGACGTGGCAGCGCGTAACGGTCGTCGGGACGAGGCGCTGAAGATCGCACAGGAATTGCAAAGACAGAATACAAAGTCGCCAGTAGGTTGGATCGTAGAAGGTGACATCCTCATGCTCGAAAAGCGATTCGGGCACGCGGTGACGGCTTATCAGAAAGCGTACTCCCTCTCCAAGTCGGGACCGATTGCGATGAAACTGCACTCGGCCTTGGTGCAGGAGGGGAAGAGTAATGAAGGGGAAAGCAAGCTTAAGGAGTGGCTGAAGTTTAAACCCGACGATGTCCCTGTTCGCCTGTACTTGGCGGAACACTATCTTAAAGGCATGCAGTATCAGAAGGCGATCGGGGAGTACGAATTCTTGCTCTCCAACTATCCAGAAAATCTGGTCGTACTGAACAATCTTGCATGGTGCTATCAACAGACAAAGGATGCCCGAGCGGTTGAGATCGCAGGGAAGGCACTCAGGCTGGAACCAGAGAATGCGGCGGTGATCGATACAATGGGGTGGATATTGGTGGAACATGGTGATGTTCAAAGGGGGGTCGAGCTCTTGCGAAAAGCCTCAGCGCTTGCACCCAAGACCCCGCAGATACGTTATCACTATGCCCAAGGTTTGGCGAAAGCGGGTGAGCGCACCAAGGCCAAGGAAGAGTTAGAGCGCCTCTTGCTCGATTTTCCGAAGTTTCCTGGAAGCGGAGAAGCGATGAAGCGACTTGCCGACTTGCGTGGTCGCTGACCGATGGATGGTGTTGCTCATATGCATAAGGTGCTGAAATGCGTTTAGTGATGTCGCGCGCGGTATGGCTAGCGTTTTGTCTTGTGCTGACTTCCACCATCACAAGCGGTTGCACCAAGTCGCCTGCTCAGCTCATGGAGAGCGCGAAGCAACGTGAGGCCAAGGCCGACCTCGCGGGGGCAATCGTGGACCTGAAGGCGGGCATCCAGCAGGAACCGAACAATGGAACGATGCGATTCGCCCTGGGCCGCCTGCATAACGCGGAGTTCGACGGCGCTTCAGCGGAGAAGGAATTGCGCAAGGCGCATGAGCTTGGAACCATCGAAGGTGGACGAGTGATGGGCGAGCTTGCTCGCGCGCTGCGAGCGCAATCGAAGTACAAGACACTTCTCTCGGACGTTCGCACTTCCTCGGCGTTCGAGGCACCGCAACTTGCAACGATTTTCTCGCTTCGTGGCATCGCCCATCTCGGATTGGGCGAGCGCGCAGACGCGCGCAAGGCGCTCGAAGAGGCGAGGCGGCTTTCCCCGGAGTCTCCCGAGGTTCAGTTGCTCGATGCACAACTGCATGTCGCCGACGCCAATATTGCCGGAGCTGAAGCCATTGTGGACGGCGTTCTGAACAATCACCCGAAGAACTTTGAGGCACTGGCGTACAAAGCCCGAATTCTTCGTGATCAGGGCAAACAAGCCGAAGCGTTGAAGTCCTACGACAGAATGCTTGCGATTCACCCCAAGCATCTTCAGGCCTTGATGAATCGATCGTCGATTCTCATTGCTCAAGGCAAGCTGGCGGACGCAAAGAAGGATCTGGACGTGCTGACCAAGACGTACAAAGGGCTGCCGCAGCCGACCATCCAGCGCGGGGTTTGGCAACTTGCAAGTGGTCACGCGCGCGAAGCGATCGAGTTGGCTCAATTGGCGCTGAAATTCGAGCCGGAGCCGATGCCGGCGGTGCTGCTTGCAGGGCTCGCGCATCTCGCCAACGGCTCTCCCCGGCAGGCCGAGGCATTCCTGGCGCGATATCTCTCGGTACTGCCGAACAACGCCACAGCACGCCGCGCCTTGGCGGATGCGTTGATCCGGCAGAACCAAGGGACAAAGGCACTGGAAATCTTGGGGCCACTGCTCGAAACGGGACGTCAGGATTCCACTGCCTATGCGCTCGCCGGCGAGGCGGTCGCGCAAGCCGGAAATCTGAAGCAGGCAACCCAGTGGTATGAAAAGGCTGCAGCCATTGCGCCCGGAGACATGAAACTCGCCGTGCGGAAGGCATTGTTGCGGATCGGTGCGGGTGAGCTCGACTTGGGCATGGTCGAACTTGCCGATGCCGTGAGGATGAGCAAATCGGCTACTCAGGCCGACGAGCTTCTCGTTTTAGGTTACCTCGAAAGAACGCGCCTGGACGAGGCCATGGCAGCCGTGGAATCCATGGAGGCGAGGGCACCGCAGAGCCCGCTCGCAGCGAATCTGCGCGGACTCGTCTCGATGGCAAAGGGAGACAGGTCTGGGGCAACGGCCGCCTTTGAAAAGGCGATGAAGTTGCAGCCGGCGTTCTATCCTGCGGCGAAGAATTTGGCTCAATTGGATTTGATAAACGGCAAGCCGGACTTGGCGCGCAAGCGCTTTGACGTCGTACTGTCGGCGGACGCAAACAATCTGCCGGCGCTTCTTGCCAAGGCCGAGGTAGAGCAGGCGGTTGGCGACATGAAGGAAAGTCTCAAGCTGTTGCGAAGGGCAGCGAAGGCGCACCCCCGCGTGCTCGAACCCAGAGTGAGGGCGGTCAATGTCTATTTGGCGCAGCGCGACGTTCAGGGCGCAATCGAGGTCGCGGAGGAAATGCTGTCTGCCAGCCCGGATGATCCAATCGCACTGCGTCTTGCAGCGAACGTTCAACTGCGCGCCGGAAATGCCAACCGTGCTTTGCAGGCGCTGGGCCGCTTGACGCTGGTATCGCCGACGCCGGACTCGTTCCTCGCGCTTGCGCAGGCGCAAGTTGCTTCCGAACGCGCGAATGACGGAGAGTCAAGCCTCAGGAAGGCGCTACAGCTGCAGAAGGATTTCGTTCCCGCGCAGACTGCTCTCAGTTCATTGTTGATGCAACGTGGACGTTTCGAGGACGCGATCCAGTTTGCGCGGAGCATTCAGGCTGAACGGCCCAGCGCTGCGATCGGCTTCGTCCTCGAGGGAGAAGTGTATGAGGTGCAGAAGCGCTGGGATGCCGCAGTCGCAGCCTATCGCGAAGCTGCGAAGCGTCAGGACATCAGCGCGATTGCAGTCGCGCTGTACCGGGTACGCTCGAAGTCCGGCGATTCCAACAAAGCACTTGGCGAGCTCGAGTCGTGGCTCGCAAAGAATCCGCAGGACCGCGTCGTCCGTCACCTTGTTGCCTCGGCGTATCTTTCAGCAGGCGACGTGAAAGCGGCGGTAAAACACTTCGAGGCGCTGGTCAAGGCGAATGAACGAGACGCCGATGCATTCAATGGTCTGGCATGGGCATCGTTTCAACTCAAGGACCCGCAAGCAATCCAGTTCGCCGAGTCGGCTTTCAAGCTGGACCCCCGGTCACCATTTGTGCAAGATACGCTCGGATGGCTTCTCACGCAGAAGGGCGAGACGAATCGCGGTCTGGAGTTGTTGCGAGCTGCGAGCAAGGCGTTGCCGCAGAACTCTGATGTTCGATACCACTTGGCAGTGGCGCTGGTTGGCACGGGGGACCGTACGGAAGCCCGGAAGGAACTGGAATCGGCGCTCGCCGCCAAAGGCGAGTTCTCGACTCGGCAGGAAGCTAAGGCGTTGCTTGCATCATTGAATTGACGTGCGCATATACCCATAGCGGGTGTTGTCCGCCGCCACAGACGCATCGTCGCGATCCGAGGCCCGCGCGCGACTGCCACTGCTGCAACGTCTTCCTTCCACAGCGCATAGGCGATGAAGCAGATCAGGCTGTGCGCTTTGATCCGATCGACCTTGTGGTGCCAGATCGGCCGCATCGCCAAGTCGGATTTGTGCACGCGGAAGGCCGGGAATGCGATTCTTCGCGGGCGCATCTCTTGGGCGCCGGCATCATCTTCCCTTTGATCCAGCGCTGTTGAATAGCGGCGTGGCCTCCACGGTGCCATGAACGACCTGCTCGACGAAATGCGGCAATGCAAGTCGGTGCGAGCGTGCATCGACCTTGCGCTCACCGACGCCTATGGCGAGGATGAGGAGGCCGTTGCCTGGCTGACTTGCATCGAAACGATGTTCGGCCGATTCAAGCAAGTCGAATTGCTGGACGAGGGCGTGAGGCTGGTCGGTTTCGATCTCAACCGCCACGCCGTGATCGCCGTGTGTCGCAAGGGAAATCGCAAGGTGCGCGCCACTCTGGATTCCGTCGACTTCCCAAGCCTCACGCCGGCCGAGCGACTATGGCTGCAAGCCTGGGAGAAGTACTCGGCGGATATCCGTTGATTGCGTTCGGACAGTGGTCGCAATATGCCATCCCCGGTCGATTACACATCTCGGCTCGATGTGACCGGTCGTTTCGGCATCATCACCGATCGTTTCGTAAACTGACGAGCGATTCTGGCGGCTCGCGACCGACGGGTTCGAGCTCAAGATCCAAAAGCGCGGCGCGCGCCGATTCAGGTGGCGTAAAGACCAAGCTCAAGATTCAAGGCCTGTGCTCTCGGCGATTCGTTTGTCCTGGGAGATACGGTGCCGAGACAAAGAGTGGCTTTGCGCATGCCCCTTCAGGGAAGGGTGTATGTGCGCAGTCGGCACAATTGCAACAAGGGCGGCACTAGGCCGCCCTTGTTCGACTGCTTGGATCGTCTTCTATCTAAACAGCGCGGCTCCGGCGAGAAACCAAGCCGAGTCCGAGCAATCCCAAGCCGAGCAGCGCGATGCTGCCGGGTTCGGGAATAATCGACGCATTCGATGTTGCATTGCTCGAGATCGAAAAGCTGTAGTCGCCTGACGCGAGGAACAACTCGGACTCGAAGTAGCCGGACTGGTTCAGGATCTTGTCGTCAATTACGCCGTTGGTCGTGCGTCCATCCTGCATGCTGAACGGATCAGCGTACGTAATGCAGTCGCCGGCCAGGGGAGTAGCCGAGACACAGGTTCCGCTCGTATCGCCCAGCGCTGTGCCGGGGACGAAGAGTCCGTTCGGGGTCCAGTTGTAGATCGTCGTGCCGGTAGCGTCGTCCGTCACCGAAACGGAAAACGTGGTCTGTCCCAACGTCTTTGTGTCGGTCTGGCCCAAACCTGCGCGGATGAAGCGATCGAGATTAAAGTTCAGCTGAAGCAGAGCGCCAGGGCCGCCAACGGTGAGGTTGAAAGTTGCCTGGACATCCTGGTCCCCCGACGCATTGGTATCGCCGCTGCCTGCCAGCTGGGAGAGAGAATGGAGATAGACTTCAGCCGTTCCTTGAGTGGAGTCACCGAGCGACGAAGAATATCCACCGCCGCCAGACTGTAGCGCAGGGGGGTTTCCGGTCTGCGGAAGCAGCGGTCCCAAGGGGGCGAAGCCAGCGCCGACGAGGGTCTGCGCGGTGAAGCCGGTGCCAAGGGCGAAGGATCCGTTGCCAGTTGCTGTTCCCGGTACCCCGTTCAGGACCGCCTGAGTCGTTGCTGTTTCGAAACCACTGAACGTCAGAGTGCCCGGTGGAAGGGTCCCGATGGGAGCACCCGTGGTACCAAGGGCGCCGTCGCCAGTGACGATCTGGAAGTTAGTGAAATGCATAAACGCCTCGCCCAATGCTCCGGGCGAGGAAATTACCGCGGCCGAAGGGACGGCGTAGGCTAAAGCCAGCGCCGCTCCTACGGATCCGGCGATCTTCTTCATTTTCAACATTTAAGCTCTCCTACGAGTGTTTTGCGATTCGCCCCAGGGGATCACGTATTGTCGGGACTCGCGGTCTATAAAGCAGGTAGCATGCCATATGCGGGATCGCAGAATTTGTTGTTTGGATTCAAGTGAATAGCCTGAGTCGCGATCTTCGAGAGAAGGGCACTGTAAGAAGTCCCAACATGTAACTGGGCTACCGCATTAAATACATGAAATCAAAGGCATGCGGATAGACGGCAGAGCTCAAGCGGGGTTAAGGGAGCCGAGCACGAAGCGCTCGGCGATTCCATGCCATCGCGGCTGTAAGATATTTCGACTGATCCTCCGCAGGCGTCGACTGCGCATGGCAAGCGTGCGTCACTCGGCCCGAATGAACACTGGCTCCGCCTCTCGTCGGCGCTCGATGAGGTCGTAAAGCGCATCGATCTGCTCAGCAAACTTGTCCTCGATCGCCTTACGTTTGATCTTGAGGTTCGGCGTGAGCTCGCCGGCTTCAATCGACAAGGGTCGGCGCAACACGATGTACCCGGCGGGCCGTTCGTGCTCCGCTAGCTCGCGAGCGAACACGGCCACGCTGTCAATCGCGGCCGCCTCCGATGGGGCCGGGTGATCTGCGCCAGACACGGGATTTCCGGTCCCCGTTGTTTTTGCAGAAGTAGGAGTGGAGAGCGTCAGCACTGCAGTCAGGCATTTCCTTCCCGATCCCAGGGCCATTGCTCGCTCTACGTACGGAGATAGTTCGAGCTTTGCCTCTATACCGGCAGGCGCAATCCTTCGGCCGGTAGACGTCTTGATGATCTCCGACTTGCGGCCGAGCAGCCGCAGGAACCGGTCGGATTCGATCGAGGCGTAGTCGCCGGTCTTGTAATAACCTTCCGCATTGAACATGTCGGTGCGGCTATCCCGGTGATAGCCCGCGAAGACGCCGGCACCTTTCACCAGCAATTCACCATCCTCGTCCAACATGAGCGAATTTTCGGGCAAGGGCGTTCCTACGGTGCCGTGACGAGACAGCCCGGGCCGATTGAGGGCCATTGGAACGATGTTCTCACTCAGCCCATAGGCTTCGTACAGCGGCAGGCCAATGGCGTCGAAAAATTCCAGCAGTCGCCTTGGTGTAGGGGCGGAACCCGTTACCATGAACTGCACTTGGCCGCCCATCGCTTGACGCAATCGCCTCAGGACCAGCTTGTCCGCCGAGAAATGCGCCACGCGAAGCGCAGGCGAGACGGGCCTTTCTTCCCTGCAGGTGCGCGCGAATTTGTCGCCGATTGCGATGGCAGCGCGTAGGGCTTTGCCGAGCAAAGGCCCCTTCTTTTCTATCTCCTGCACGATCCCCGCGTGGAGCTTCTCGAAAAAACGAGGGACTCCAATGAACACGTCCGGTCGGGCATGCGGCAATGCCTTCAACACTGCGAGCGGGTTGCTTACCAGGAAAACGGTGCCACCGGTTGCAACGGCAGCGAGGTTCATTATCCGCTGGAAGAGGTTGGATAGTGGCAACCAGCAGACGAGGCGGGCGCCGACCGGCAGGGAAGGGTAAGCTTCGGTGATCGCACGCACGGCGAGCGTTACTTGGGCGTGACGATAGAGAATTCCCTTGGGTTGGCCGGTCGTGCCCGAGGTATAGATCAATGTGGCAGCTGCGTTCGGAGCCGCCGTGGCGGTCTCACTTGCGGTCTCGCCGGTCTTTCCCAACAACGCTCGGAATGGGACGACTTTGACAACGTCCGTCTCATCCGGCGGGCCCTCCAACAGAACCACGAGCTTCATGCGGGCAAGAAAGGAAGCGGAGAGCTTCTTCAGCAGGTCCTTGTCTCCAGCCACCAGAATGCTGAGATCGGCATGCTCGGCGATCGTTTGGAGGCGCTCCGCAATGTCGTGAGGCTCTAAACCAACGACCACGCCGCCCGCGGAAAGGACCGCATGATGTACCAACTCCCAGGCGAGGCTGGTGGGCGCAAGGATTCCGACGTGATCGCCTGCCTTCAGCCCGCGTGATCTCAGGGCGAATGCCAGAGTCTCTACCTGCCGCAGGAATTCATGCCACTGAATTTCCTGCCAGCCACCGTCGCTTTCATATGCGAAGGCAACCGCATTCGGCGATTCTTGTGCCCGTGCACGCAGCAGCGCGGGAACCGTTTCCTCGCTAATCGCCATGGCTCATGAATGTCCTCGGCCGAGGCTGCCCACTTCGTTCTCGACAGCGATGGAAGCGGAGGTGGAGCTCGCTTTCTTCTCGTGGTAGTAGTCGAGGACGCGGTCCAGATAGCTCTCCACTGCAGGCACGCGGATCTCCTCAGGCCCGAGCAGGGCTCGCGTATTCGCGTTATCGAACGTTTGCAGCTCTTCGAGGTAAGCCAGAAACAGGTCGAGACTGGACAGTGCCCGCTTGACCTTGGCTGGTGCGATGAGCGCGAGCACCGGCGTCGCGATCCGGAAAACGGCGAGCGGCACGTAGCGAACTCGAGGCAATCGGCTTCCGGCGCGTTCGGCTCGGACGCGGACATGATCCACCAAGGTCGGTAATGGAACCGCGTTTTGAGATCCGGAACAAAGGTGCAGGATTCTCTGCCGCCCGGGATTATGCGATGACCAATGAATGGCTTTGGAGACGTAATCGGCGGGGATGGTGTCGAGCGTTGCATGCTGTAGGACCGGCATCAGGCCATACGTCCGCTGTCCCGACAGAAACTCGCACAAATGGTAGAAGACCTGGAAGTGAATGATCTTCCCGCTGCCCGATTCGCCTACCACCATGCTGGGCCGGTGGACCGTCACAGGAAGGTCAGCCCATCGGTCGAATACCAGATGCTCCGCTTCGGCTTTCGCCTGCTCGTAGGTGTTGTGAAAGGCGCGCACCTCGGGCATCGGACGCTCGGGGATGACCCCGGGCGTCCGTCCACCCACGCCGACCGTACTGACGATATCGACGGCGTGCAGCTTGCCCGCCCGATGGCAAGCGTCTGCCAGGTCGAGTGCCGATCGGGCAGGAACGACTGCGTGGGCGCGCGCCTCCTCCAGCGGAAGCGTCATCTTCACCGCACCGGCACAGTGAACGATATGCGTCGTGCTGCGGGACAAGCGCTCGTACTGTTCGTCCGCAATGCCGAATCGGGGCCGGGACGCATCGCCCACGATCGCTTCGATCCGCTGCCAGCGGCCGTCACCTTTTTCCAGGCCCCAGAATTGGCCGAGCTCCTGCAGCCGCCCGGTCACATCGCGTCCACGCTTGGCACGCAGCAGAAGGGCGAGCCTGGTATCCGGCTCGTCCAGATAAAGGGGAGCCAGGGCACTTCCTATGGCGCCGGTAGCGCCGGTCAGGAATACCGCTTTCATACGCTGGCAACCATCTGCTCGCCCCAAGGCACGTCACGACGCCATTGCTCGTAGACGAACTGCGGCCACTCGGGCCTGCTCGGACGCCGGATCGCCAGATCGTCGTCGTTCAGCCCGAGCCATTCCATGTGTACCGACACCTCCCGACCCATCAGCACCTTGCGCCGGATCATCCAGTCCACGAACGGCGCCATGAACGTCCAATACAATCGGCTCGCCTTGCCTTCCCTGATGAGCGCGGAGAATTCCGGCGCGTACGGGTTGTAGCCGAAGTTCTTCAGGTCCGAATACATCAGCAGCCAGTTGATCGGGTAATTGCTGTAGACGGGGCTCGCCTTCTTCTTCGAGTCGATCAGTCCGAGCTCGACCACCTTGGACATGATTTCGTCCTGGTTGTAGGGCCAGGCGTGATAGGGGGCGAGGTAACGGGGGAAGGCCGTCCCGGCCGGGTAATCGCCGGGATTCCAGAAACGCGCAAGCTCGGCTGCGTCGAACAACCCGCTCTCCCGAAGCTCCGGCGGCGTCCAGTCGACCTGGGAAATCGACATGCGGGGAAATTCGTAGAGCATGCGCTCCGGCACGGGCTGCCCGGGCGAGTAGCCGGCAAGCACCAGTGGAATCCGCAACGCGACGGCGGCCCTGAGCGCGTTGCTCTCGAAGAGAGGGCCGTAGGCGTACGAAATGGTATGAACGGCACCACGCGCTTCCTGGTTCATGAGCAGGAAGCGGAACAGCTTGCGATAGAAGGCCATCGAAGGCCGGTAGACGAGATGCTCGACGTCGAGCTTGTCCACCGCGCGCCGGATGTTGCTCCAGGCGATCGGGCCGATATTGATATCGGTGGTATGAGCGAGAACCCGCAGCCCATAATCGTTCTTCAAGCGATGGATCAGATAGACGCTGTCCTTGCCTCCGCTGAGGGGCACGAGGCAGTCGTACTGGCCGGAGCCGCGCACGTCCTTCAACGTGCGTTCGAGATCGGCTTCGCAGACCTTTCGTGCCTCTTCAGCCTTCGAACGGCTGTCCGGTCGGTATTCGCGACATGGCCGGCATACGCCATTGGAATCGAAGTCGGAACCGGGCACGGCTTCCGGCAGCAAGCAGCGCTTGCATCGCTTCATGGTGTTTGCATCCTCGGTGCAGCGCAGCTCAATCGCGGTTGCCTGTCCGAACCAGAAGGGCTATTGTAGTCGCCGATTGGCGACGTTATACCTTTAGCTATACTTTGTCATGGATCCTGGGTTATCGGTCGGGGCGGTGCGCTTCCGATTCGGACGCCGCATAGGGAGGCATGGTGGCAGCGTTCACTTCGGTCGCACGTAATAGTGGCATCCTTCGCTTCGTCAACGATCTCGCGCTTACCCGATCCGCGTATCGCGCGCTCGCCGGATACATGTTCCACAAGTACTTCAATGCAGTAACCGCCGCCGATGACGAGCGCCGCAGTGAAGTGTTCAGGATTCGCTACGACGTCTATTGCGACGAGCTGCGCTTCGAAGATCCCGCCCGCTTTCCCGACAGGCAGGAGACCGACGCCTTCGATCCCTTTTCGCTCCATTGTCTATTGTTGCACAAGGCGAGCAGCACTTACGCCGGCTGCGTGCGCCTGGTCCAGGTCAATCCGGAAAAGCCCGACGAGCCGTTACCGTTCGAGCGCCTGTGCAAAGGCCGAATGTATGAGGACAAGCTCGCGCTGCTGGTCCCCGACCGTACCAAGGTCGGCGAGATCTCGCGCCTGGCGGTGCGTTCGTCCTTCCGGCGCCGTAAAGGCGAAAACACGGTCCCTGGCGGCATCGTCGAGGAACGGCGCGGCCCCATCGGCGGGATGCGCACGCCCTGGATCGCGCTCGGCTTGTACCTGTCCGCCGCGGCGATTGGATTGATCAAGGGCTTGAACGGCGTATTCGCACTGATGGAGCCGCGGCTTGCCCGCCGATTGGGTACGTACGGGATCCGCTTCCAGCAGGTGGGCGATCCGGTCGAGCACCGCGGCGAACGCGCACCGTTTTTCATCTCGCGCGAAGATCTCTATGCCAGTGTGCCGCCACCCGTGCGGGGATTGCTCGAGGTCATCGAATCGGACTTGCGCCGCACCGGGG
The Betaproteobacteria bacterium genome window above contains:
- the prsT gene encoding PEP-CTERM system TPR-repeat protein PrsT, with translation MRCSLDKRPFRSKFIATALQLLIALALVSCGGANPDQQLEAAKARAAKGELAAAVIELKSLLQEHPEHAESRLYLGLIYSETGDYHGAEKELRRALELRIEPARVLPTLGKVLVLQGDARKVLAEISADATQEPEALAGILAARGLAHIALRQPGEARASFDKALALKTDHVDARLGNARLLAGEGNIEDALGEVDRALVTAPKSTEGLMLRADLFRAGRRMDDARSAYLSVVENHPGHVEALLALTSLAIATGKLDEANGHVASVRKAAPGNAMASYFEALIHFRKGDFKAARDAIGSVLKVAPKHLPSVLVGGAVEFALGSQELAQSRLRYVLERAPANAYARRLLIASYARAGQTHKALELLNPVLKKGTKDPAILALAGEVHMQLNDYERAKKFFEQAAALDPKNAAMRTGLGLSQLAAGDVDAATAELQSASALDGDRYHADVLLISTHLQRRQYAQALKAARALESKQPSNPMTYNLLAAAYIGSNDIPAARRSLEKSLALQPGYTPAALNLAQLDLQEGNKAAARKRFEDMIARDRSNVQAYIALASLGPRIDAKPSEIQAWLEAARREGPGTIQPLVMLARFYLQSGEPKKALELMEQALIGAPDNPEVLELTGQVQLAAGEKNRALATFSKWGTIQPASAQAAFRMAIAQLANEDSTAATNSLRRALSNRPEFPEAQVMLADVAARNGRRDEALKIAQELQRQNTKSPVGWIVEGDILMLEKRFGHAVTAYQKAYSLSKSGPIAMKLHSALVQEGKSNEGESKLKEWLKFKPDDVPVRLYLAEHYLKGMQYQKAIGEYEFLLSNYPENLVVLNNLAWCYQQTKDARAVEIAGKALRLEPENAAVIDTMGWILVEHGDVQRGVELLRKASALAPKTPQIRYHYAQGLAKAGERTKAKEELERLLLDFPKFPGSGEAMKRLADLRGR
- the prsT gene encoding PEP-CTERM system TPR-repeat protein PrsT, encoding MRLVMSRAVWLAFCLVLTSTITSGCTKSPAQLMESAKQREAKADLAGAIVDLKAGIQQEPNNGTMRFALGRLHNAEFDGASAEKELRKAHELGTIEGGRVMGELARALRAQSKYKTLLSDVRTSSAFEAPQLATIFSLRGIAHLGLGERADARKALEEARRLSPESPEVQLLDAQLHVADANIAGAEAIVDGVLNNHPKNFEALAYKARILRDQGKQAEALKSYDRMLAIHPKHLQALMNRSSILIAQGKLADAKKDLDVLTKTYKGLPQPTIQRGVWQLASGHAREAIELAQLALKFEPEPMPAVLLAGLAHLANGSPRQAEAFLARYLSVLPNNATARRALADALIRQNQGTKALEILGPLLETGRQDSTAYALAGEAVAQAGNLKQATQWYEKAAAIAPGDMKLAVRKALLRIGAGELDLGMVELADAVRMSKSATQADELLVLGYLERTRLDEAMAAVESMEARAPQSPLAANLRGLVSMAKGDRSGATAAFEKAMKLQPAFYPAAKNLAQLDLINGKPDLARKRFDVVLSADANNLPALLAKAEVEQAVGDMKESLKLLRRAAKAHPRVLEPRVRAVNVYLAQRDVQGAIEVAEEMLSASPDDPIALRLAANVQLRAGNANRALQALGRLTLVSPTPDSFLALAQAQVASERANDGESSLRKALQLQKDFVPAQTALSSLLMQRGRFEDAIQFARSIQAERPSAAIGFVLEGEVYEVQKRWDAAVAAYREAAKRQDISAIAVALYRVRSKSGDSNKALGELESWLAKNPQDRVVRHLVASAYLSAGDVKAAVKHFEALVKANERDADAFNGLAWASFQLKDPQAIQFAESAFKLDPRSPFVQDTLGWLLTQKGETNRGLELLRAASKALPQNSDVRYHLAVALVGTGDRTEARKELESALAAKGEFSTRQEAKALLASLN
- a CDS encoding PEP-CTERM sorting domain-containing protein: MLKMKKIAGSVGAALALAYAVPSAAVISSPGALGEAFMHFTNFQIVTGDGALGTTGAPIGTLPPGTLTFSGFETATTQAVLNGVPGTATGNGSFALGTGFTAQTLVGAGFAPLGPLLPQTGNPPALQSGGGGYSSSLGDSTQGTAEVYLHSLSQLAGSGDTNASGDQDVQATFNLTVGGPGALLQLNFNLDRFIRAGLGQTDTKTLGQTTFSVSVTDDATGTTIYNWTPNGLFVPGTALGDTSGTCVSATPLAGDCITYADPFSMQDGRTTNGVIDDKILNQSGYFESELFLASGDYSFSISSNATSNASIIPEPGSIALLGLGLLGLGLVSRRSRAV